Within the Deltaproteobacteria bacterium genome, the region GCAAACATGCGCAGGAGTCACGACGCCGCCTTCAAGGTGCGAGTGGCCTTGGAAGCACTCCGAGGAGAGAAGACCATAGCCCAGATCGCTTCGGAATACGGTGTCCACCCCAACCAGATCCGCCAATGGCGGCAGAA harbors:
- a CDS encoding transposase; the protein is MAWQANMRRSHDAAFKVRVALEALRGEKTIAQIASEYGVHPNQIRQWRQ